GCTCTTCGAGCATTGTTTGAAGCTGACTGTTGAAAATCTTAACATCATCGTTGAGCTTGTACGCACATAAACTGTCATCTAGTTCATTAGGATTTTGTTGTATGTTGGACGGCATACACCCTACCCGAATAAGACCAAACACGGCTATCTTTCTCGCTCCTGTAGAATACAGATCCTGGCAGGAAGGAAAACGGGATTAAGAGGGGCTCCTAGTTAGTTTCTAATCAGATCAGACATTAATTAGTTATTGTCTTAAAAGAGACACTACCTCCAGTTGAGTTTTGTAAGTCTTAATGACATGTTGCGCATATTCATCAGGATTGTATATCTTGCTGCTGTTGTAGGTATCCAAGAAATAGTTGTTGAGGTAGTCGTTATGGCCCATATCAGAAACATATATGCATTTGCTCAGGTACTTCTTAGCAACGTCATCGCCTCCCAGTTGTTTGGCGATGCGTGAAACAGTTATCTTGTGATTAGATAACTGAATATTCATGGTAAACAGATCTCTCTGGCGTACACAAaaagaaacacacacacacacacacacatatatagttAGTGTTGCCAAAGGACACACATGATTCCAAACTTCATATGCTCAACTAtgtaagtaattttattttttttaattgaaagaaataagtTGACCAATATTACTAGAACTAAAATTGATTATAGAGAGAGGAGTGGCAATGATAGAAATTAAGACACAACTAGAAAGACtattttatgagaaaataagaaaatatgtatgttaaatataaattatttaaaatagaaaataagagCTTGTTTGgcttatattgaaaaaaaataatagaagtaATGAACATAAAAAATCTGGTGAACCAAACGAGCTCTTATTCTATGTATTATGATTTGGGAAATAACCTTTTtcgatatttttcatttttctatagAATTGGAGAAATAGAAAACCAGCATTTTctacagaaaaaaattatattttcaattagaaaatatgttttatttagttttctaTTTCCCATGAATAAACACAACTTCTCCAAAACCATACAAAacatttctaataatttttttaatcaacaagAGTTTTCAATAGATCATTAATAATCACCGAAAGATATCCTGTTTCATCAAGAATGCCAGCTCCACTAGATCCGTAATTGACACCATCTAGGAAATTAGTGAAACCTCCGACACCGAATTCCGTGATGAAACTTTCGAAACCTAATTGTTCAGCTGAAACAAAACAATACAAGTTAGTTCAATAGCATCATGATTATATACctatttttatgtatataaagAAATTTGCACCCAGAAGCTCTTAGGAGAAGGGAAAAATGGATACTGCTTGAGCAACAAGCTCATACGCGCgcgtattttatatatatatatatatatatatatatatatatatatatagcatggcCTTAGCTAGTAAAATTGGTATCAGTAAGTGATTTTTTACGTTATAAAAATTGTAAATCTCAGCAACAAAAGTATCAGTAGCAGACTTGGCCCGatttctaaatttaatataataacttCCTAAGGAGAATAATTATTTTCCGTTAAGTAAAGAAGAACGAAAGTGTTATGTTGTATTATTAGAGAGGAGAGCAAACTGCATGCAGACCAATGGTGTCGGCTATGTTGAGGCCATTGCTACACCTTCCTGTAGCCCCCAAAGGAAAGTCTATTCCATAAGGCAGATAATTAACTTTAACAGGTGTGGTAAGGTAGTTATTGTTTCCATTGTCAAACAAGGAGTCTCCAAAGACGAAGTAGCAAGGAACTTGAGGCGTGGCCTTTCCATAAGTCCAGTGTTGCCAGT
The Populus nigra chromosome 3, ddPopNigr1.1, whole genome shotgun sequence genome window above contains:
- the LOC133688004 gene encoding GDSL esterase/lipase At5g45670-like, coding for MASGLKALWALSVVLLVSNWQHWTYGKATPQVPCYFVFGDSLFDNGNNNYLTTPVKVNYLPYGIDFPLGATGRCSNGLNIADTIAEQLGFESFITEFGVGGFTNFLDGVNYGSSGAGILDETGYLSRDLFTMNIQLSNHKITVSRIAKQLGGDDVAKKYLSKCIYVSDMGHNDYLNNYFLDTYNSSKIYNPDEYAQHVIKTYKTQLEDLYSTGARKIAVFGLIRVGCMPSNIQQNPNELDDSLCAYKLNDDVKIFNSQLQTMLEELNEKHKDAVFTYINSYDIDSDVTNAGFKHTRESCCQVLQSGAVPCQSLSIPCANRSEYVYWDGAHFTEAKAWAFGKRAFKRQLPQDAHPYDISELVKLELNDNDVNNVNLAQL